A portion of the Bacteroides faecium genome contains these proteins:
- the nfo gene encoding deoxyribonuclease IV — MKYIGAHVSASGGVEFAPVNAHEIGANAFALFTKNQRQWVSKPLTEESISLFKENCKKFGFQPEYILPHDSYLINLGHPEEEGLAKSRAAFLDEMQRCEQLGLKLLNFHPGSSLNKISIEDCLALIAESINITLEKTKGVTAVIENTAGQGSNLGSEFWQLKYIIDRVNDKSRVGICLDTCHTYTAGYDIVNDYDKVFDEFEKEVGFNYLRGMHLNDSKKALGTHVDRHDSIGEGLIGKAFFERLMQDSRFDNMPLILETPDESKWAEEIAWLRSVE, encoded by the coding sequence ATGAAGTATATCGGAGCACATGTAAGCGCATCCGGTGGCGTAGAATTCGCCCCCGTCAATGCGCATGAGATAGGAGCAAATGCTTTTGCGTTATTCACCAAGAACCAACGCCAATGGGTAAGCAAACCTTTGACAGAAGAAAGTATCAGTCTTTTCAAGGAGAATTGCAAGAAGTTCGGTTTTCAGCCGGAATATATCCTGCCTCATGACAGTTACCTTATTAATCTGGGACACCCCGAGGAAGAAGGATTGGCAAAAAGCCGCGCCGCCTTTCTGGATGAAATGCAACGTTGCGAACAACTCGGATTGAAACTTCTAAATTTTCATCCCGGCAGTTCTCTCAATAAAATATCAATAGAAGATTGCCTGGCACTTATTGCGGAAAGTATTAATATCACTTTGGAAAAGACAAAAGGAGTGACAGCCGTTATCGAAAATACTGCCGGACAAGGTAGTAATCTGGGGAGCGAATTCTGGCAACTAAAATATATTATTGACCGGGTAAATGACAAAAGCCGGGTAGGCATTTGTCTTGATACTTGCCATACATATACAGCAGGTTATGATATAGTGAACGATTACGATAAGGTATTCGATGAATTCGAAAAGGAAGTAGGATTCAATTATCTACGCGGCATGCACTTGAATGACTCAAAGAAAGCACTAGGTACCCATGTAGACCGCCACGACAGTATCGGCGAAGGACTGATTGGAAAAGCATTTTTTGAAAGATTAATGCAGGATTCAAGATTCGACAATATGCCGCTAATACTCGAAACTCCTGATGAGAGTAAGTGGGCGGAAGAGATTGCCTGGTTAAGAAGCGTCGAGTAA